CGTATTTTTTAAAATCACTTAAGTTTTTATATGCATCAGTTTTAACTCCTAAAATATTTACAAAATTTTTTAGAGAAATTCATGTATCTATTTTTTCGCTATAGCTTCTGTTTTCCATTTCTTGAAAAAATCAAAAACTTAACGAAGATTTAAACTTTACAAGATTAGATAAATTAAACTTTTTAAAATGACCAAGGTTTAAATAATCATCTATGTATTTTGTGAATTCAATTTCAATCATTTTAGTTTTTTCATTGTATTGAAAACTTTCAATAAGCATTTTTTTCTTAGTTATGTTTTCTGTTTTTTGACTAATTGAAAAAATGGACGCAGCATCAAAACCCGCTTTTGAAATTTGACGCAACAAATCAGTTCGATCTACTTTTAAACTTTTTAAAAATAATCTTGAAAATTTAAATTTTAAAATTTTATTTTTGTCATGATTTGTAATGTATAAAAAACAGCTATAAAAAAATATTTTTAGCATTACAAGAGATGGACGCTCTTTTTGGATATACAATTTGTGGACTATTGAAGTAGGTACAAATTTATTTTCAAATTCATTTAAATTCAACAAAAAAACTACCTCGCTTTCTAACGAGGTAGCCAAACCACCATCTATTGAACACTACCAAAAATGGTAGTGTTCAATGGTTGGTGGTAATGTTTTTTTAGTAATCACCCCGTTAGCTAAATTATAACATTTTTTTCAATTTTCCTAGTTTTTATTAAAAACGGCATTTTCTCGCGCGTGCGCGCGTTGCTTTGAAGCAGGATAAGACCTGTTACATAACTTCCTAAACGGAAGGTAAAAAAATAAAATTCAATAACATATAATGTTATTGTTTTATCATTTTTTTTTATTAAAAGTTTAATAAAAGGTATTTGTTTTTATTAAAAACCTTAATAAAAATGATTTTTTTTAGAAGTTATAATACTATGTATTATATTTTTATTATGTTTTTTTATTAAAAACCTTAATAAAAGCATTTTTTTTGCTTAAAAATTTAGTTTATAAATTTAACTGATTTAGTGTTTTTTTGATTTAGAAAAATTAATTTTTTAAACACATCTAGACTAAAAATTGCAAATTTTTTAGTAGTATTTTTTTTGATAAAATGTGAAATCATCGTTTCTGTTTTGCTACCAATATCCATGACTTGATTGTAAAAATTTAATGCTTTTTTATTAAAAATTAAATATTGAATAAACTTGTAAATTTCTAAAACTTTATTTGGTATATTTCGTTTTTTAATTGAATTTAGTTTAATATTTCATAATTTTTTTACAACATTTTTTAAAATAAAAATTGCATTTTTACTATCATTTTCTCTAATTAAATTTTTAATTTTTTTATACAATGTTATATTAGAAATTTTTCTAAAATAATCAAAATATTTTTTATTTTCAGTATTATATTTACCATACCCCACAGTTTTTAAAAGTAATTTAGTTACATGAAATCAGTCTAAAATGTATATTGCATTTAAATGTTTAGAAATTGTTTTCATATACTTGGCACCGTCACCATAAATCACTAATTTTAAATTTAAATCATAATTTTCTTTAATGTGTTTTTTTATACTTTTAATAGTAAAATCTACAAATTTTTTTGATGTATTTGTTTTGGAAGTGTTTA
This sequence is a window from Mesomycoplasma neurolyticum. Protein-coding genes within it:
- a CDS encoding replication initiation protein — translated: MATSLESEVVFLLNLNEFENKFVPTSIVHKLYIQKERPSLVMLKIFFYSCFLYITNHDKNKILKFKFSRLFLKSLKVDRTDLLRQISKAGFDAASIFSISQKTENITKKKMLIESFQYNEKTKMIEIEFTKYIDDYLNLGHFKKFNLSNLVKFKSSLSFWFFQEMENRSYSEKIDTWISLKNFVNILGVKTDAYKNLSDFKKYVIDVVVKDYQKIAKTNFWKLMIHFTRLQKKAKHLTFILFLIIISFKMKQNFLISSFIANVVDHSQKCSGSLAKKCFF
- a CDS encoding Mbov_0401 family ICE element transposase-like protein; its protein translation is MEKIVLNWTSEKGINSFVKWIQYEDEKFLNSELRKQLGYIIHSKRTKSFKIKDGESEIQLTKYKYYKNDKWNYGYAPHLIFEKGTIITPELKKAILQNVKMGLSYRNIVKKYNNIISIGYITYLMKKVEIKTTKLDIHSKENNGYLYMHIDDAYQDLIDENNKKSKFRTRAMYFHLVEKNNKKKVFATSLLVNTSKTNTSKKFVDFTIKSIKKHIKENYDLNLKLVIYGDGAKYMKTISKHLNAIYILDWFHVTKLLLKTVGYGKYNTENKKYFDYFRKISNITLYKKIKNLIRENDSKNAIFILKNVVKKLWNIKLNSIKKRNIPNKVLEIYKFIQYLIFNKKALNFYNQVMDIGSKTETMISHFIKKNTTKKFAIFSLDVFKKLIFLNQKNTKSVKFIN